A portion of the Bacteroides faecium genome contains these proteins:
- a CDS encoding alpha-L-arabinofuranosidase C-terminal domain-containing protein, which translates to MRKLFLLSVVLFLSFQQVTLAAIKETASVPDSVSLFSYATRSDDGRSGLRFAWSMDGKHWFEVGQGTGYLRCDYSRWGSQKKMLDPFLKQLPGGEWLCTWKLNAHDGYGQAKSKDLVYWESQRYPRTTSDFEGTRTKAIIAGQEQTGNINRVSWAIVDELTKNYERNQYRNALHAERPVQDKERFAGLKPVKATITAQPEETKEISDLLLGIFFEDINYSADGGLYAELVQNRDFEYDPSDREGDKNWNSTHSWNLKGENAAFTINTTNPIHPNNPHYAVLDIKQPGAVLINTGFDGIALKAAEKYNISLFGRIPAGYKSNKLLIRLVDANGTVQGETSITVSSRSWKKYKAVLTAKASADTHLELQPQSIGEVELDMISLFPQNTFKGRKNGLRADLAQTLADMHPRFVRFPGGCVAHGDGLKNIYQWKNTIGSLEARKPARNLWGYHQSMGLGYYEYFQFCEDIGAEPLPVLAAGVPCQNSACHGDLRGGQQGGIPMSEMPAYIQDILDLIEWANGDAKKTKWGKVRAEAGHPKPFNLKYIGIGNEDLITDIFEERFTMIFNAIKEKYPEITVVGTVGPFNEGTDYVEGWKLADKLGIPMVDEHYYQSPGWFLHNQDFYDKYDRSKKTKVYLGEYATHIPGRKANMETALTEALYLTALERNGDVVSMTSYAPLLAKEKHTQWSPDLIYFNNREVKPTTGYYVQKLYGQNAGDHYIPSQISLDNQDNRVKLRVGSSIVRDSKTGDVIVKLVNLLPVSVETEVQLPGIDGIQSSATRTVLAGAPESTPLPITDTIEIGTNFKQQLPAYSFTVIRLKTK; encoded by the coding sequence ATGAGAAAATTATTCCTGCTGTCAGTTGTCTTGTTTTTGTCGTTTCAACAGGTCACTTTAGCTGCAATCAAAGAAACGGCGAGCGTACCGGATTCTGTATCTCTTTTCTCCTACGCCACCCGCAGCGACGACGGGCGGAGCGGACTTCGTTTTGCATGGAGCATGGACGGGAAACACTGGTTCGAAGTAGGTCAGGGAACAGGCTATCTCCGTTGTGATTATAGTCGTTGGGGTTCACAGAAAAAGATGCTCGACCCATTCTTGAAACAGCTTCCCGGTGGAGAATGGCTCTGTACTTGGAAACTGAATGCCCATGACGGATACGGACAGGCAAAATCAAAAGACTTGGTTTATTGGGAAAGCCAGAGGTATCCCCGGACAACTTCTGATTTTGAAGGCACAAGAACTAAGGCAATTATTGCCGGACAAGAACAGACAGGAAATATCAACCGTGTGTCTTGGGCAATAGTGGACGAACTGACGAAGAATTATGAAAGGAACCAATATCGAAATGCTTTGCATGCGGAACGTCCCGTACAGGACAAAGAACGTTTCGCCGGACTGAAACCTGTAAAGGCTACCATCACGGCGCAACCGGAAGAAACAAAGGAAATCAGTGATTTACTGTTGGGTATCTTCTTTGAGGATATTAACTACTCTGCCGATGGTGGCTTATACGCAGAATTGGTTCAAAACAGGGATTTCGAATATGACCCGTCCGACCGTGAGGGGGATAAGAATTGGAATAGTACCCATTCCTGGAATTTGAAAGGGGAGAATGCGGCATTTACAATAAACACAACGAACCCTATCCATCCGAACAACCCTCATTATGCTGTATTGGATATAAAGCAGCCGGGAGCTGTGTTGATAAATACAGGTTTTGACGGTATAGCTCTTAAAGCTGCCGAAAAGTATAATATCTCTTTGTTTGGCCGTATCCCGGCAGGGTATAAGTCCAATAAACTACTCATACGTCTGGTAGATGCCAATGGCACAGTACAGGGAGAAACCTCAATTACAGTTTCTTCCCGTTCATGGAAGAAATATAAAGCGGTATTGACCGCAAAAGCATCTGCAGATACACATTTGGAACTCCAACCGCAATCAATAGGTGAAGTCGAACTGGATATGATTTCTTTATTCCCGCAGAATACATTCAAAGGCAGAAAGAACGGACTGCGTGCCGATTTGGCTCAGACGCTTGCTGATATGCATCCCCGCTTTGTCCGTTTCCCCGGTGGCTGTGTGGCTCATGGCGATGGTCTGAAGAATATCTATCAATGGAAAAATACGATTGGCTCGCTGGAAGCCCGTAAACCCGCCCGCAATCTCTGGGGATATCATCAGAGCATGGGACTGGGGTATTATGAATATTTCCAGTTCTGTGAAGACATAGGTGCCGAACCGCTGCCGGTACTTGCTGCCGGTGTCCCTTGTCAGAATTCCGCTTGTCACGGTGATTTGAGAGGCGGACAGCAAGGCGGGATTCCGATGAGTGAAATGCCGGCTTATATTCAGGACATTCTGGATTTGATAGAATGGGCGAACGGTGACGCGAAAAAGACAAAATGGGGAAAGGTGCGTGCCGAAGCCGGGCATCCGAAACCTTTCAATCTGAAATATATCGGTATTGGTAACGAAGACCTTATCACTGATATCTTTGAAGAACGTTTCACTATGATTTTCAATGCGATAAAAGAGAAATATCCCGAAATAACCGTTGTAGGTACTGTCGGTCCTTTCAATGAGGGCACGGATTACGTCGAAGGTTGGAAACTGGCGGATAAACTGGGTATTCCTATGGTAGACGAACATTATTATCAGTCTCCGGGCTGGTTCCTGCATAACCAGGATTTCTACGATAAATACGACCGCAGTAAAAAAACAAAAGTTTATCTGGGTGAATATGCCACCCATATCCCCGGACGAAAGGCCAATATGGAAACTGCATTGACCGAAGCCCTTTACCTCACAGCTTTGGAACGCAATGGTGATGTTGTAAGTATGACTTCTTATGCTCCTTTGCTGGCGAAAGAAAAGCATACCCAATGGAGCCCGGATTTGATTTACTTCAATAACCGTGAAGTGAAACCGACCACCGGATATTATGTCCAGAAGCTATATGGACAGAATGCAGGGGACCACTATATCCCTTCACAGATAAGCCTGGATAATCAAGACAACCGTGTGAAACTTCGTGTAGGTTCTTCCATTGTCCGTGACAGCAAGACCGGAGATGTAATTGTGAAGTTGGTGAACTTATTGCCAGTCAGTGTGGAAACAGAAGTGCAATTACCGGGAATTGACGGTATTCAGTCTTCTGCTACAAGAACGGTATTGGCAGGTGCCCCGGAATCAACTCCGCTTCCTATAACCGATACAATCGAAATAGGAACAAACTTCAAGCAACAATTACCTGCTTATTCATTTACAGTGATTCGTCTAAAAACAAAGTAA
- a CDS encoding glycoside hydrolase family 97 protein, with protein sequence MKKLLCILITFLGLNTLAAQDVVVKGPDEKLQLVVFVQNEEKPCYSVTYNGKTMLEKSPLGINTNIGDFTKGLKLTGHAVEVIDTVYQQTCIKTSQIHYRANELTCNLENAQGQKIGIVFRVSDNDIAFRYTLPRQDGKGSVTVNNEQTGFRFPQQTTTFLCPQSDAMIGWKRTKPSYEEEYKADAPMSERSQYGHGYTFPCLFRIGDDGWVLVSETGVDSRYCGSRLSDVSEGNLYTVSFPMAEENNGNGTVSPAFALPGATPWRTITVGENLKPIVETTVAWDVVTPLYETKHDYRFGRGTWSWILWQDDSINYDDQIRYIDFAAAMGYEYALIDNWWDTRIGRDRMKSLMEYARNKGVELFLWYSSSGYWNDIEQGPVNHMDNAIIRKREMKWLQSLGVKGIKVDFFGGDKQETMRLYEDILSDADDHGLMVIFHGCTIPRGWERMYPNYVGSEAVLASENMVFNQHFCDEEAFNTCLHPFIRNTVGSMEFGGCFLNKRLNRNNDGGTTRRTTDIFQLATTVLFQNPVQNFALAPNNLNDVSPVCMDFMKAVPTTWDETRFIDGYPGQYVVLARRHGDTWYVAAVNAGKEPLKLKLDLEMFVGKTISLYKDDKKGEPQLVPLKVKENGKVQLDVYSQGGAVLMND encoded by the coding sequence ATGAAGAAATTGCTATGTATCTTAATAACGTTTCTAGGTCTGAACACTCTTGCTGCACAAGATGTAGTGGTAAAGGGACCGGATGAGAAACTGCAATTAGTAGTATTTGTACAGAATGAAGAAAAGCCCTGTTATTCTGTTACCTATAACGGAAAAACAATGCTGGAGAAATCCCCTTTAGGTATCAATACCAATATAGGAGATTTTACAAAAGGCTTGAAACTGACCGGACATGCTGTTGAAGTGATAGATACGGTATATCAACAGACGTGCATTAAAACGTCCCAAATACATTATCGCGCCAATGAACTGACTTGTAATCTCGAGAATGCACAAGGTCAAAAGATAGGCATTGTTTTTCGTGTGAGTGATAATGATATTGCTTTCCGCTATACTTTGCCGAGACAAGACGGGAAAGGGAGTGTTACCGTCAATAATGAACAGACCGGCTTCCGTTTCCCGCAACAGACTACTACTTTCCTGTGTCCGCAAAGCGACGCCATGATTGGCTGGAAACGCACGAAGCCGAGCTATGAAGAAGAATATAAAGCGGATGCGCCGATGAGCGAACGCTCGCAGTACGGACATGGATATACCTTCCCTTGTTTGTTCCGTATAGGTGATGACGGCTGGGTATTGGTTAGTGAGACAGGCGTGGACAGCCGCTATTGCGGTTCCCGTTTGAGCGATGTCAGTGAAGGCAATCTATATACTGTCTCGTTCCCGATGGCGGAAGAAAACAATGGGAACGGAACAGTTTCCCCGGCATTCGCACTTCCCGGCGCTACTCCCTGGCGTACTATTACCGTTGGCGAGAACCTGAAACCGATAGTCGAGACTACGGTTGCCTGGGATGTGGTAACTCCCCTCTACGAAACGAAACATGATTATCGTTTCGGACGCGGCACATGGAGCTGGATTCTTTGGCAGGATGACAGCATCAATTATGACGACCAGATTCGCTATATAGATTTTGCCGCCGCTATGGGGTATGAATATGCACTAATTGATAACTGGTGGGATACACGCATCGGACGCGACCGGATGAAATCTTTGATGGAATATGCCCGCAACAAAGGTGTGGAACTGTTTTTATGGTATAGTTCTTCCGGCTATTGGAATGATATAGAACAAGGACCTGTCAACCATATGGATAATGCCATCATCCGCAAGCGTGAAATGAAATGGCTGCAAAGTCTGGGTGTGAAAGGAATCAAAGTCGATTTCTTTGGTGGCGACAAACAGGAGACAATGCGTCTGTATGAAGACATCCTCAGTGATGCCGACGACCACGGGCTGATGGTCATCTTCCACGGCTGTACCATCCCTCGCGGTTGGGAGCGTATGTATCCGAACTACGTAGGTAGCGAAGCCGTACTGGCATCCGAAAATATGGTGTTTAACCAGCACTTCTGCGATGAAGAAGCATTCAATACTTGCCTGCATCCGTTTATCCGCAATACGGTAGGCAGTATGGAATTTGGCGGCTGCTTCCTGAACAAACGTCTGAACCGTAACAATGACGGCGGTACGACTCGTCGCACTACTGATATATTCCAATTGGCTACCACCGTATTGTTCCAGAACCCTGTTCAGAACTTTGCCCTTGCCCCGAATAATCTGAATGATGTTTCTCCGGTTTGCATGGACTTTATGAAAGCAGTTCCCACCACTTGGGATGAAACACGTTTCATTGACGGGTATCCCGGGCAATACGTAGTTTTGGCACGCCGACACGGTGACACTTGGTATGTTGCTGCCGTGAATGCCGGAAAAGAACCGTTGAAACTGAAACTGGATTTGGAAATGTTTGTTGGAAAAACGATTTCTCTTTATAAGGATGATAAAAAAGGAGAACCGCAACTTGTGCCGTTAAAGGTGAAGGAGAATGGTAAAGTACAATTGGACGTTTATTCTCAAGGGGGTGCTGTGTTGATGAACGACTGA
- a CDS encoding DUF2264 domain-containing protein — translation MNLNRHCVLLLLMAILMIPSQDLSAKKKKQVKEPTDRELWAGVMYRMAAPVLSNMSEGKLQENMLVELSPTWDGRNKKVTYMECFGRLMAGLAPWISLPDDDTVEGGQRKQLREWALKSYAQAVAPESPDYLLWRKEGQTLVDAAYIAESFIRGYDVLWVPLDSVTKQRYITEFTQLHRVDPPYTNWLLFSATVEAFLRKAGAPSDTYRIASALRKVEEWYVGDGWYSDGKDFAFDYYNSFVLHPMYIEPLEIMTNGGKNKVWNMPDCDYNRAVKRMQRFGMILERFISPEGTLPVFGRSITYRTGTLQPLALLAWREWLPKELPNGQVRAAMTAVIKRMFGDDRNFNEKGFLTLGFNGKQPDISDWYTNNGSLYMASLAFLPLGLPADHPFWTSPAEDWTSKKAWEGNDFPKDHAFH, via the coding sequence ATGAACTTGAATAGACATTGCGTATTACTATTGCTTATGGCAATCTTGATGATTCCGTCACAAGACCTGTCGGCAAAAAAGAAGAAACAAGTGAAAGAACCGACTGACCGTGAGTTATGGGCGGGAGTGATGTATCGTATGGCTGCACCGGTGCTTAGTAATATGAGTGAAGGCAAGCTACAGGAAAATATGTTGGTAGAGTTAAGCCCGACATGGGACGGAAGAAATAAAAAGGTTACTTATATGGAATGTTTCGGACGTTTGATGGCAGGACTGGCTCCCTGGATTTCATTGCCGGATGATGACACGGTTGAAGGTGGTCAACGCAAACAACTGCGTGAATGGGCGCTCAAGAGTTATGCGCAGGCTGTCGCCCCGGAAAGTCCCGATTATTTGTTGTGGAGAAAGGAAGGTCAAACCCTGGTGGATGCCGCTTATATCGCGGAAAGTTTCATAAGAGGATATGATGTTTTATGGGTTCCGTTGGACAGCGTGACGAAACAACGTTATATTACCGAGTTTACACAGCTTCACCGGGTAGACCCGCCTTATACGAATTGGTTATTGTTCTCTGCTACCGTAGAAGCCTTTCTACGGAAAGCGGGTGCGCCAAGTGATACTTACCGCATAGCTTCGGCGCTGCGCAAAGTGGAAGAATGGTACGTCGGTGACGGCTGGTATTCGGATGGAAAGGATTTTGCTTTCGACTATTACAATAGTTTTGTATTGCATCCCATGTATATAGAACCGCTGGAAATAATGACCAACGGCGGAAAGAATAAAGTCTGGAATATGCCGGACTGTGATTACAACCGTGCGGTAAAACGGATGCAACGTTTCGGAATGATTTTGGAACGGTTCATCTCTCCCGAAGGGACGCTCCCTGTTTTCGGTCGTTCTATTACCTATCGTACAGGAACTTTGCAGCCTTTAGCATTGCTGGCATGGAGAGAATGGTTACCCAAGGAATTGCCGAACGGACAAGTGCGTGCAGCCATGACGGCTGTTATTAAGCGAATGTTTGGCGATGACCGTAATTTCAATGAAAAAGGATTCCTGACGTTGGGATTCAATGGCAAGCAACCGGATATATCCGACTGGTACACAAATAATGGTAGCTTATATATGGCATCACTTGCTTTCCTGCCGCTCGGACTTCCGGCTGACCATCCCTTCTGGACATCTCCTGCTGAAGACTGGACAAGTAAAAAAGCCTGGGAAGGGAATGACTTCCCGAAAGACCATGCTTTTCATTAA
- a CDS encoding glycoside hydrolase family 43 protein yields the protein MTRLLLLFVACVGLLPISVQAQKNTNFIPGEVWKDTDGNPINAHGGGLLYHDGTYYWYGEYKKGKTILPEWATWECYRTDVTGVGCYSSKDLLNWKFEGIVLPAVKDDPNHDLHPSKVLERPKVVYNKKTGKFVMWAHVESADYSKACAGVAVADSPVGPFIYQGSFRPNNAMSRDQTVFVDDDGRAYQFYSSENNETMYISLLTDDYLKPSGRFTRNFVKESREAPAVFKYKGKYYMLSSGCTGWDPNVAEMAVADSIMGTWKTIGDPCTGPDADKTFYAQSTYVQPVVGKKDAYIALFDRWKKKDLEDSRYVWLPVLIKDGKITIPWQAKWNLSFFDK from the coding sequence ATGACTAGACTATTATTACTGTTTGTGGCTTGCGTAGGCTTGCTTCCAATATCCGTACAGGCTCAGAAGAATACGAACTTTATTCCCGGAGAAGTGTGGAAAGATACCGATGGAAATCCGATTAACGCTCATGGCGGCGGACTTCTTTATCACGATGGCACATATTATTGGTATGGTGAGTACAAAAAAGGAAAAACCATTTTGCCCGAATGGGCTACCTGGGAATGTTACCGTACGGATGTGACCGGAGTAGGTTGCTACTCTTCCAAAGACTTGCTGAACTGGAAATTTGAAGGCATTGTGCTTCCGGCCGTAAAAGATGACCCGAATCACGACTTGCATCCGTCCAAAGTCTTGGAACGTCCGAAAGTGGTTTATAATAAGAAAACGGGCAAGTTCGTAATGTGGGCGCATGTGGAAAGTGCCGATTACAGTAAGGCTTGTGCCGGAGTTGCCGTTGCCGATTCTCCCGTTGGGCCGTTCATTTATCAGGGAAGTTTCCGCCCTAACAATGCAATGAGTCGTGACCAGACCGTTTTTGTGGACGATGACGGTCGTGCCTATCAATTCTATTCTTCCGAGAACAATGAAACCATGTATATCAGCCTGCTGACTGACGACTATCTGAAGCCGAGCGGACGCTTTACACGTAATTTCGTGAAAGAATCCCGTGAAGCTCCGGCTGTATTCAAATATAAGGGTAAGTATTATATGCTCAGTTCCGGTTGTACGGGCTGGGACCCGAATGTGGCTGAGATGGCAGTGGCTGATTCTATTATGGGTACATGGAAAACTATCGGAGACCCATGTACCGGGCCGGATGCGGATAAGACATTTTATGCACAGAGTACTTATGTGCAACCTGTCGTAGGAAAGAAGGATGCATATATCGCCCTTTTCGACCGTTGGAAAAAGAAAGATTTGGAAGACTCCCGCTATGTATGGTTGCCTGTATTGATAAAAGACGGAAAAATTACTATCCCCTGGCAGGCGAAATGGAATCTTTCCTTCTTTGATAAATAA
- a CDS encoding BNR repeat-containing protein yields MKRILLLLCGIMLVPVLCYSQHLVEVGKGYSCTSVNTAVFRNNSLVTHGDEQYISYYDADGYLTLGKRRLNSRQWTLHRTQYQGNVKDAHNIISMMVDGEGYVHVSFDHHGHKLNYCRSIAPGSLELGDKMPMTGVDEGNVTYPEFYPLSGGDLLFAYRSGSSGRGNLVMNRYSLKERKWTRVQDVLIDGENQRNAYWQLYVDEQGTIHLSWVWRETWHVETNHDICYARSFDNGVTWYKSNGEQYKLPIKLSNAEYACRLPQNCELINQTSMSADADGNPYIATYWREPDSDVPQYRIVWNDGKVWHHRQVTERKMPFTLKGGGTKMIPIARPRIVVEDGEVFYIFRDEERGSCVSIAHAADAGTSKWTITDLTDFPVDAWEPSHDTELWKQQRKLHLFVQHTRQGDGERTAEIEPQMVYVLEMNMNTNK; encoded by the coding sequence ATGAAACGGATATTGCTACTGCTTTGCGGAATTATGCTGGTTCCTGTGTTATGTTACTCCCAACATTTGGTGGAAGTGGGGAAGGGGTATAGCTGTACTTCAGTCAACACTGCGGTGTTCCGTAATAATTCTCTGGTTACTCATGGAGATGAGCAGTACATCAGCTATTATGATGCTGACGGTTATCTGACACTGGGAAAACGCAGACTGAACTCCAGACAATGGACGCTGCATCGTACCCAATATCAGGGAAATGTGAAGGACGCCCATAATATCATCAGTATGATGGTGGACGGAGAGGGGTATGTGCACGTATCTTTTGACCATCATGGTCATAAATTGAATTACTGCCGGAGCATTGCTCCCGGTTCTTTGGAGTTGGGAGATAAAATGCCAATGACCGGAGTAGATGAAGGTAATGTTACTTATCCCGAATTTTATCCTTTATCGGGCGGAGATTTATTGTTTGCCTACCGTTCCGGTTCTTCCGGGCGTGGTAATCTGGTGATGAACCGTTACTCATTGAAAGAACGCAAGTGGACTCGTGTGCAGGATGTATTGATTGACGGCGAGAATCAACGAAACGCCTATTGGCAGTTATACGTTGATGAACAGGGAACTATCCATCTTTCATGGGTGTGGCGTGAAACCTGGCATGTAGAGACAAACCACGATATTTGTTATGCCCGTTCGTTTGATAATGGTGTAACCTGGTATAAATCGAATGGCGAGCAATATAAACTTCCGATTAAATTATCGAACGCGGAATATGCTTGTCGCCTGCCTCAAAACTGTGAATTGATAAACCAGACAAGCATGAGTGCCGATGCAGACGGAAATCCCTATATAGCTACTTACTGGAGAGAACCCGACAGTGACGTACCGCAATATCGCATAGTGTGGAATGACGGGAAAGTATGGCATCACCGGCAGGTGACAGAACGTAAAATGCCTTTTACCCTGAAAGGCGGTGGCACGAAGATGATTCCTATCGCTCGTCCGCGTATTGTCGTAGAGGATGGAGAAGTATTTTATATCTTCCGCGACGAAGAACGGGGAAGCTGTGTTTCTATAGCTCATGCTGCCGATGCCGGTACCAGCAAATGGACGATAACGGATTTAACCGACTTTCCGGTAGATGCCTGGGAACCGTCACACGACACGGAACTTTGGAAGCAACAACGGAAATTGCATCTCTTTGTACAACATACCCGCCAGGGAGACGGTGAACGTACCGCAGAGATTGAACCTCAGATGGTATATGTGTTGGAAATGAACATGAATACAAATAAATAA
- a CDS encoding glycoside hydrolase family 88/105 protein produces MKNLYVTLFSAFFLGSMVCAGCTDKKTDSSEEVIEIIHKVNGYWQANHPEHGRSFWDNAAYHTGNMEAYFLTKKPEYLEFSKGWAEHNEWKGAKSDDKTCWKYSYGESDDYVLFGDYQICFQTYADLYNLEPDTQKIARAREVMEYQMSTSNHDYWWWADGLYMVMPVMTKMYNITKNPLYLEKLHEYLAYADSIMYDEEAGLYYRDGKYVYPKHKSMNGKKDFWARGDGWVLAGLAKVLKDLPETDKYRQEYIDRFRTLAKSIAACQQPEGYWTRSMLDPEHAPGPETSGTAFFTYGLQWGINNGFLNSDEYQPVVEKAWKYLSTVALQPDGKIGYVQPIGEKAIPGQVVDANSTSNFGVGAFLLAACERVRYLDK; encoded by the coding sequence ATGAAGAATTTATACGTAACTCTTTTCTCCGCTTTCTTTTTAGGAAGCATGGTCTGTGCTGGTTGTACGGATAAGAAAACCGATTCTTCGGAAGAGGTGATAGAGATTATCCATAAGGTGAATGGGTATTGGCAGGCGAACCACCCGGAACATGGCCGTTCCTTTTGGGATAACGCAGCTTATCATACCGGAAATATGGAAGCCTATTTCCTGACAAAGAAGCCGGAATATTTAGAGTTTTCGAAAGGTTGGGCTGAACATAACGAATGGAAAGGTGCTAAATCGGATGATAAAACTTGTTGGAAGTATAGTTATGGAGAAAGTGACGACTATGTACTTTTCGGGGATTATCAGATTTGTTTCCAGACCTATGCTGATTTATACAATCTGGAACCGGATACACAGAAGATAGCCCGTGCCCGCGAAGTGATGGAATATCAGATGAGTACTTCTAACCATGATTATTGGTGGTGGGCGGATGGTCTGTATATGGTAATGCCTGTTATGACAAAGATGTACAACATCACGAAGAATCCGCTTTACCTGGAGAAACTGCACGAATATCTTGCTTATGCCGACAGTATCATGTATGATGAAGAAGCCGGACTTTACTATCGGGACGGTAAATACGTATACCCCAAGCATAAAAGTATGAACGGTAAAAAAGATTTTTGGGCACGTGGAGACGGCTGGGTATTGGCAGGACTGGCAAAAGTACTGAAAGACTTGCCCGAAACAGATAAATACCGTCAGGAATATATAGACCGTTTCCGTACACTTGCCAAATCTATTGCTGCCTGCCAGCAACCGGAAGGTTATTGGACACGCAGCATGCTTGACCCTGAACATGCGCCGGGACCGGAAACCAGCGGAACAGCTTTCTTTACTTATGGTTTGCAGTGGGGGATAAACAATGGCTTCCTTAATTCCGATGAATATCAGCCGGTAGTTGAAAAAGCATGGAAATACCTGTCAACAGTTGCTTTGCAACCCGATGGAAAGATTGGCTATGTGCAGCCGATTGGTGAGAAAGCGATACCGGGTCAGGTAGTGGATGCAAACTCTACTTCAAACTTTGGAGTCGGGGCTTTCTTGTTGGCAGCTTGTGAGCGGGTACGTTATCTGGATAAATAG
- a CDS encoding GNAT family N-acetyltransferase — MIIKEQVKALWKLCFNDSEDFIEMYFRLRYKNEVNVAIQSGDEVISALQMLPYPMTFCGETVQTSYISGACTHPDFRSKGVMRELLSQSFARMLRNGLQFSTLIPAEPWLFDYYKRMGYASVFQYSVKEITLPEFIPSKEITVDVVSEPQDEVYSYLNKKLSERSCCIQHTVEDFQVIMADLPISGGNLFVARQANEIRGVAIIYKGEKRIIINELLAEDKDTEYSLLFAIKQDTGCNHIIQLLPPDKELPQHSLGMARIINAKEVLQIYASAFPEDEMQLEVSDKQLSVNNGYYYLSNGKCRYSTERLPGAHIQMNISELTERILKKLNPYMSLMLN; from the coding sequence ATGATAATAAAGGAACAAGTAAAAGCATTATGGAAATTGTGCTTCAACGATAGCGAAGATTTTATTGAAATGTACTTCAGACTGCGCTATAAGAACGAAGTGAATGTCGCCATCCAAAGTGGTGACGAAGTTATTTCTGCGCTTCAGATGCTTCCTTATCCGATGACTTTCTGCGGAGAGACAGTACAGACTTCGTATATTTCAGGAGCCTGCACGCATCCTGATTTTCGAAGTAAGGGAGTGATGCGCGAACTCTTATCCCAGTCTTTTGCCCGGATGCTGCGGAATGGGTTACAGTTCAGCACACTGATACCGGCAGAGCCTTGGCTATTCGATTATTATAAACGTATGGGATATGCTTCTGTCTTTCAGTATTCGGTCAAGGAGATTACTTTACCAGAGTTTATCCCTTCCAAAGAGATTACTGTCGATGTAGTTTCCGAACCTCAGGATGAAGTCTATTCATATCTGAATAAGAAGTTATCTGAGCGTTCCTGTTGCATTCAACACACCGTAGAGGATTTTCAGGTTATTATGGCAGACTTACCTATCAGTGGGGGAAATTTATTTGTTGCAAGACAAGCTAATGAAATACGGGGAGTAGCCATTATATATAAAGGAGAAAAACGTATCATTATCAATGAACTTCTAGCAGAGGATAAAGATACGGAGTACAGTTTATTATTTGCCATTAAACAAGATACCGGCTGTAACCATATAATCCAATTGCTACCACCCGATAAAGAATTGCCTCAACATTCACTAGGAATGGCACGAATTATCAATGCTAAAGAAGTATTGCAGATTTATGCGTCCGCCTTTCCTGAAGATGAAATGCAACTGGAAGTATCAGACAAGCAGTTATCGGTGAATAATGGTTATTACTATCTGTCCAACGGAAAATGCAGATATAGCACCGAACGGCTGCCCGGTGCACATATACAAATGAATATAAGTGAATTAACAGAGAGAATACTCAAGAAGTTAAATCCCTATATGAGTTTGATGCTGAATTAA